The sequence below is a genomic window from Gammaproteobacteria bacterium.
TCGAGGGCCCCGCGAGCCGCGCGACGCTCGGCATGGTGTACGGCCGCGTCTGGCGCGACGCCGGCGAGCGCTGGATGCTGTCGTGCGTCTTCGAGTGCGGCCCGCTCGACACGGCCGCGCCCACGGTCCGCGTCGCCGTGGTGCGCCAGGACGGCGGGCGCGTCGCCGTGGAGTTGGACGGCCGGCTCGTCGAAACGCCGGGGCCGGACGAGCGCGCCGACGCCGACGGGCGGCGGCTGAGACGGCTCCAGCGCCGGCTCGGCCGCTCCGCCGAAGGCTCGAAGCGGCGGGCCCGCGTCCTCGAGCGCTTCCGCAACGTCGCCCGCGACGTCAGGAACCGCGAGCGCGACCGCCACCACAAGCTCACCACCATGGTCGTCCTCGCGGCCGCCACGATCGTCGTCGACGGCGTGCGCGGCGAGATGCTGCGCCAGCTCGAATACAAGGCCCGCTGGCACGGGCGACAACTGCAGGTACGGCGAGGCCCGCCGGAACCGGAGGCGCCAAGGCGCCCCGAACGCGCGCGGAGACCGGCGACTCCAGTCCGGTCCGCGAAGCGCGAATCGTCGAACGAAGGCCGGGGAGTTTGAGTTCGCCGAAGGCCGGAACCGACTCAATACGCGTGGGACCGGGTCCACGGACGCCCGGTCCCGCGCAAACAGCGCCAGGAGAGCACTTGAGGATCAACCGCGACCCACCAGTCCGAGGGCCTGGTACGGGTTCGGGGCCGGGTGTGCTTGCGCACGCTCGGCCTCCGACCTCTTCGGGTCGCTCGCGGCCAGCATCCGTCCCCGATGGGTGTCGAGCGCCGCTTCAACGCGGCGGA
It includes:
- a CDS encoding transposase, translating into MPGGDARYVGWQCRLYPNRSQARLLARCREGLRELSNTLLGASNLRYSRTGRHMTGKQFRAAAQDWCGRRANRDPFPSTAIYQVAADMHAAFRNWHRKPRPAQGLPRFKPEGRAPGIYVASAATRFDGDRVRLPKFGWMRWRGGSLPARRLEGPASRATLGMVYGRVWRDAGERWMLSCVFECGPLDTAAPTVRVAVVRQDGGRVAVELDGRLVETPGPDERADADGRRLRRLQRRLGRSAEGSKRRARVLERFRNVARDVRNRERDRHHKLTTMVVLAAATIVVDGVRGEMLRQLEYKARWHGRQLQVRRGPPEPEAPRRPERARRPATPVRSAKRESSNEGRGV